A genomic stretch from Setaria italica strain Yugu1 chromosome VII, Setaria_italica_v2.0, whole genome shotgun sequence includes:
- the LOC101768065 gene encoding uncharacterized protein LOC101768065, which yields MEEFTFPSVPFEHCNAAKKVSFPHFASPSPWLVVPGGVVDTAAHEYDHRRSFSAVEQQTAAGSDHHHHLGGYDGHHHGSARFAVEDKMDMLWEDFNEELARAAQPCPLTKGTPSWAATKESWFAGDGYEGAAETRKHAVVRRRRMGLLMMLRLLKKLFLAHKSGAAPSRKTPPI from the coding sequence ATGGAAGAGTTCACATTCCCCAGCGTCCCGTTTGAGCACTGCAACGCCGCCAAGAAGGTCTCCTTCCCTCACTTCGCCTCCCCGtcgccgtggctcgtcgtccccggcggcgtcgTTGACACGGCCGCGCACGAGTACGATCACCGGAGGAGCTTCTCGGCCGTGGAGCAGCAAaccgccgccggcagcgaccaccaccaccacctgggAGGCTacgacggccaccaccacggctCGGCAAGGTTCGCCGTGGAGGACAAGATGGACATGCTGTGGGAGGATTTCAACGAGGAGCTCGCCCGGGCCGCGCAGCCGTGCCCGCTGACCAAGGGGACGCCGTCGTGGGCGGCGACGAAGGAATCCTGGTTCGCTGGCGACGGCTACGAAGGGGCCGCGGAGACGCGCAAGCACGCCGTCgtccggcggcggaggatgggcCTGCTCATGATGCTGAGGCTGCTCAAGAAGCTGTTCCTGGCGCACAAGTCCGGCGCCGCTCCGTCGAGGAAGACGCCACCGATCTGA